A single Lancefieldella parvula DSM 20469 DNA region contains:
- a CDS encoding ABC transporter ATP-binding protein: protein MADNTPQPPVPNAPVSPAAPAPDAPASPAAPAPAVSVPAAPTPTAPAAAVASTTPAPAGVTPAASGEVVPVLSVQHFTKKYGSKVAVSDLSIDVMPGDIYGFIGHNGAGKTTLIKSVVGAQPFEGGVIFVDSKNVLVDPVGTKQVIAYVPDNPDIYEFMSGIKYLNYVCDIFGVPAENRVERITTMANRLGITDSLSNAIGSYSHGMKQKLVLISALLHEPKLIVLDEPFVGLDPAASFELKKMLHELADRGSAVFFSSHVLEVVEKLCNKIAIIRQGKLLAAGKTDEIRGNASLEEVFLGLEAGAPGVSAEIAQDMATTKDGAAVQPVIPGTPVATTPAAPVAPTAPVTPAVPATPAAPAAPATSVAPATPAAPAASSAPATPAGSAGPAAPTTPGAPVPPGAPVPPSFPKEN, encoded by the coding sequence ATGGCCGATAATACTCCGCAGCCACCTGTTCCTAACGCTCCCGTTTCTCCCGCTGCACCTGCACCAGATGCGCCGGCGTCTCCCGCCGCGCCTGCACCAGCTGTGTCCGTACCAGCTGCGCCTACACCAACTGCGCCTGCAGCTGCCGTTGCATCAACAACGCCAGCTCCAGCGGGTGTCACTCCAGCGGCTTCTGGTGAGGTAGTTCCTGTGTTGAGCGTTCAACACTTCACCAAGAAATACGGCTCAAAGGTAGCTGTTTCTGATCTTTCGATCGACGTTATGCCTGGCGACATCTACGGTTTTATCGGCCACAATGGCGCAGGTAAAACTACGCTTATTAAGTCTGTCGTTGGCGCTCAGCCATTTGAGGGTGGCGTCATTTTTGTGGACTCGAAGAATGTACTGGTTGATCCTGTTGGCACAAAGCAGGTCATTGCTTACGTCCCAGATAACCCAGACATTTACGAGTTCATGAGCGGCATCAAGTATCTCAATTACGTCTGCGACATCTTTGGCGTTCCTGCGGAGAATCGCGTTGAGCGTATTACTACTATGGCTAACCGTCTGGGCATCACCGATTCCCTGTCAAATGCTATTGGTAGTTATTCTCATGGTATGAAGCAGAAGCTAGTTTTGATTTCCGCCCTACTTCACGAGCCAAAGCTCATTGTTTTGGATGAGCCATTTGTTGGCTTGGATCCAGCAGCAAGCTTCGAGTTGAAGAAGATGCTACACGAGCTGGCTGATCGTGGATCTGCAGTGTTCTTCTCGTCACATGTTCTTGAGGTTGTCGAGAAACTCTGCAATAAAATTGCAATTATTCGTCAGGGCAAGCTTCTTGCTGCAGGTAAAACGGATGAGATTCGCGGCAATGCTTCTCTTGAGGAAGTCTTCCTTGGTCTTGAAGCTGGCGCTCCTGGCGTTTCTGCCGAGATTGCTCAGGACATGGCCACCACAAAGGATGGCGCAGCTGTTCAACCAGTCATTCCAGGTACGCCTGTAGCCACTACACCCGCAGCTCCAGTTGCACCAACAGCACCGGTTACACCTGCGGTGCCCGCTACTCCAGCCGCACCAGCTGCTCCAGCCACATCAGTGGCACCTGCAACACCGGCTGCTCCAGCAGCATCGTCTGCGCCTGCAACTCCAGCGGGATCTGCAGGTCCTGCTGCGCCAACTACTCCTGGAGCACCAGTGCCTCCAGGCGCTCCAGTTCCTCCTTCCTTCCCTAAGGAGAACTAG
- a CDS encoding CPBP family intramembrane glutamic endopeptidase, which produces MQENRMFSDVKLAKRLTPAWLSPFFAALLIVAGQIVGAIVLAVSAALLAVPYFLNNPQIANKLSSPTILQELLGDYYLLLSLFSFIFIAGLFLLWVKFFEQRPIVTLGFYKDNWKKELLKGFGLGLLLFSILMLILILSGSYQFVGATFTPYAFGFVLITIPFWLIQGGTEELITRGWLLPVMAEKSNKIIAIVVSSSLFGLLHIFNSGFTMFSLFNLILFGVLETFYIIKTDNLWGTAGIHGAWNFAQGNLFGVLVSGSAAGSSLLRFIPDNGQEWLTGGNFGAEGSAACTLVMLITILILAYQLKKSDKLFVKKSAEKLAEPTSVDL; this is translated from the coding sequence ATGCAAGAAAATCGTATGTTTTCCGACGTCAAACTAGCAAAGAGACTAACTCCGGCTTGGCTCAGTCCATTTTTTGCTGCTCTGTTGATAGTTGCTGGACAAATTGTTGGCGCTATTGTGCTAGCTGTATCAGCAGCCCTTCTCGCTGTCCCCTACTTCTTGAACAATCCTCAAATCGCAAACAAACTTTCAAGTCCTACTATCCTGCAAGAGCTTCTAGGAGATTACTATCTTCTGCTCTCACTCTTTTCCTTTATTTTTATTGCGGGTCTCTTTTTACTATGGGTTAAGTTCTTTGAACAGCGTCCGATTGTTACTCTGGGATTTTATAAAGATAACTGGAAGAAAGAGCTTCTCAAGGGCTTTGGCTTGGGACTTCTTCTCTTTTCTATTTTAATGTTGATTCTAATTTTGTCCGGATCCTATCAATTTGTTGGCGCTACTTTTACGCCTTATGCCTTCGGTTTTGTTCTTATCACCATTCCTTTTTGGTTGATTCAAGGTGGAACAGAAGAACTTATTACCAGAGGCTGGCTTCTTCCTGTCATGGCAGAAAAATCCAACAAAATTATTGCAATCGTAGTCTCAAGCAGTCTATTTGGCCTTCTTCATATCTTTAACAGTGGCTTTACCATGTTTTCTCTATTCAATTTGATTCTCTTTGGCGTCTTAGAAACGTTCTATATCATCAAAACCGACAATCTTTGGGGAACTGCTGGCATTCATGGAGCTTGGAACTTTGCCCAAGGCAATCTTTTTGGCGTCCTGGTAAGCGGAAGTGCGGCAGGTAGTTCTTTGCTGCGGTTTATTCCTGACAATGGGCAGGAATGGCTTACCGGCGGCAATTTTGGCGCAGAGGGTTCCGCTGCTTGTACGCTTGTAATGCTGATAACTATCCTGATTCTTGCCTATCAGCTTAAAAAATCTGACAAACTATTTGTAAAGAAATCTGCCGAGAAACTCGCTGAGCCCACAAGTGTTGACTTGTAA
- a CDS encoding EXLDI protein — translation MATKNIYVAEADLHLFDDAAKYAGSVSAAVIQALQDFLSIQRNKSEGYDKIELNLYEKGVRRKVMFYGMKITRVERPADGGIRIDTIYKTAKGQFAVATKVRKELPNWAQGNPHVWENPQSWSYDFWNLGDRVLNVYPDIESLKEKDAYLAECCESSLSEKPYEFLDI, via the coding sequence ATGGCCACAAAAAATATTTATGTTGCAGAAGCAGACCTACACTTATTTGATGATGCTGCCAAGTACGCCGGAAGTGTTTCTGCCGCTGTGATACAGGCACTTCAGGACTTTCTAAGTATTCAACGCAACAAAAGCGAAGGATATGACAAGATTGAGTTAAACCTCTATGAAAAAGGGGTAAGAAGAAAGGTAATGTTCTATGGTATGAAGATTACTCGTGTAGAACGTCCGGCAGACGGTGGAATAAGGATTGACACGATTTATAAAACTGCAAAAGGGCAGTTTGCGGTGGCAACCAAGGTTCGTAAGGAACTTCCGAATTGGGCGCAAGGAAATCCACACGTATGGGAAAACCCGCAGTCTTGGTCATATGATTTTTGGAATCTGGGAGACAGAGTGTTAAACGTATATCCGGACATAGAGAGCCTAAAGGAGAAGGATGCGTATCTTGCCGAATGCTGCGAATCTTCTCTTTCGGAAAAGCCTTATGAGTTTTTGGATATTTAG
- a CDS encoding alpha/beta fold hydrolase: MKIIEFGKQNNDVIMLLHGGGLSWWNYKAEAELLKNRYHVVLPILDGHAGSDNNFISIEKNASRLISFIDKEFGGSVLLIGGLSLGAQILVEMLTQRNSICQNAVIESASIIPSKLTNALIKPMFSLSYGLVKKKCFAQMQFDYLHIRKDLFEDYYRDTPQISKANMIAFLEANTSYELKPDFHDNRAKVHILVGENEQKKMFCSAEQLHKALPGSILEIKKGLYHGEYSINYPEEYTKELLDMINAQQRP; encoded by the coding sequence ATGAAAATAATAGAGTTTGGAAAACAAAATAACGACGTAATCATGTTGCTCCATGGCGGCGGTTTATCTTGGTGGAATTATAAAGCCGAGGCTGAACTACTGAAGAATCGATATCACGTTGTGTTGCCAATTCTTGACGGACATGCAGGTAGTGACAATAATTTTATAAGCATCGAGAAAAACGCAAGTCGGCTCATTTCTTTTATTGATAAAGAATTTGGAGGCTCAGTTCTCCTTATTGGAGGACTGTCCCTTGGCGCGCAGATTTTAGTAGAAATGCTGACGCAACGAAACTCAATTTGCCAAAACGCTGTCATTGAAAGTGCATCTATCATTCCATCAAAATTGACAAATGCCTTGATCAAACCAATGTTTTCTCTAAGTTATGGCTTAGTGAAAAAGAAGTGCTTTGCTCAAATGCAATTTGACTATCTTCATATTCGTAAAGATTTATTTGAAGACTATTATCGGGATACGCCACAGATCTCAAAAGCGAACATGATTGCATTCTTGGAAGCAAATACATCCTATGAGCTGAAACCCGACTTTCATGATAACCGAGCCAAAGTCCATATACTTGTCGGAGAAAACGAACAGAAAAAGATGTTCTGTTCAGCAGAGCAATTGCATAAGGCACTGCCTGGCAGCATTCTTGAAATAAAGAAAGGTCTATATCATGGCGAGTATTCCATCAATTACCCAGAAGAGTACACAAAAGAACTTCTAGACATGATTAATGCTCAACAGCGTCCTTAA
- a CDS encoding L-2-amino-thiazoline-4-carboxylic acid hydrolase: MKVHQLIKETCKIAAGDIGKVKANQIAQIAQKRYKALCAENSSDSKELRAHSYKRIYPGIAVYETLRAEGISQEKAVWYIREYFQRFAAKRVPLFQWVIKTFGLARKFPRLFKLGVEKSCPPSAGFAYEFPESHGNEVRINMVKCPYFEITKKYGCPEITTAYCDSDDAGYGNLHPKLIWGRTKTIGHGGDCCDFLLEYKEK, from the coding sequence ATGAAAGTACATCAGCTCATCAAAGAAACATGCAAGATAGCAGCTGGAGATATCGGTAAAGTCAAAGCAAATCAAATTGCGCAGATAGCTCAGAAACGATACAAAGCCCTTTGTGCAGAAAACTCATCAGATTCCAAAGAGCTCCGTGCTCACTCTTATAAGCGCATTTATCCTGGTATCGCTGTATATGAAACTCTACGAGCAGAGGGCATCTCTCAAGAAAAAGCTGTCTGGTATATTCGAGAGTATTTCCAACGCTTTGCCGCTAAACGAGTTCCTCTGTTCCAATGGGTCATCAAAACGTTTGGTCTTGCACGCAAATTTCCTCGCCTCTTTAAATTAGGCGTCGAGAAAAGTTGTCCGCCAAGTGCAGGTTTTGCCTATGAATTTCCAGAAAGTCATGGCAACGAAGTGCGTATTAATATGGTCAAGTGCCCTTATTTTGAAATAACTAAGAAATACGGCTGTCCAGAAATAACCACTGCATACTGCGATAGCGACGACGCAGGATATGGCAACTTGCATCCGAAGCTTATCTGGGGTCGCACAAAAACCATAGGCCATGGTGGCGATTGTTGTGATTTTCTCTTAGAGTATAAAGAGAAATAA
- a CDS encoding lactate/malate family dehydrogenase, producing the protein MALISKIGIIGANHVGAHVANALLYQGLVTELYISDTNEVLCKAQVNDLLDAMPFYPHPARVFELDDRYEELAGCDIIVNAAGHVAAAAGNRDGELFVTTDEAKKFAKRIADAGFNGVWVNIANPCDVVTTELQYLTGADPYKVIGSGTTLDSARLRHALSGATGYPASCINAWMLGEHGNGMFACWSHVSIGCLTLDEVAAQTGKTFDLSELEQAGRMGGYVTYSGKQCTEYSIANGAVEVIKAIVHDTKLITPVSTLLTDVYGVSGFYSSLPAVIGANGVEKVFVPELSDSEIEAWRKSCEHVKGNIDQLGWLEVDARID; encoded by the coding sequence ATGGCTCTCATCAGCAAGATTGGTATTATCGGCGCTAATCATGTTGGCGCACACGTTGCAAACGCCCTGCTTTACCAGGGACTTGTTACTGAGCTATACATTAGCGATACAAATGAGGTTCTGTGTAAAGCTCAGGTAAACGATTTGTTGGACGCAATGCCATTTTATCCACACCCCGCTCGCGTCTTTGAGCTTGATGACCGGTATGAGGAGCTTGCTGGCTGCGACATTATTGTTAATGCCGCTGGTCATGTAGCTGCTGCTGCAGGCAACCGCGATGGCGAGCTCTTTGTCACCACTGACGAGGCCAAGAAGTTTGCAAAGCGTATTGCAGATGCTGGCTTCAATGGCGTTTGGGTCAACATCGCAAATCCCTGCGACGTTGTTACCACTGAGCTCCAGTATCTGACCGGCGCCGATCCTTACAAGGTTATTGGCTCCGGTACCACGCTGGACTCCGCTCGACTCCGCCACGCTCTTTCCGGCGCTACCGGCTATCCAGCATCTTGCATCAACGCTTGGATGCTTGGCGAGCATGGAAATGGTATGTTCGCCTGCTGGTCGCATGTTTCCATTGGCTGCCTCACCCTCGACGAAGTTGCAGCTCAGACAGGCAAGACCTTTGACCTTTCAGAGCTTGAGCAGGCTGGACGCATGGGCGGTTATGTCACTTACAGCGGCAAGCAGTGCACCGAGTACTCTATTGCAAACGGTGCCGTTGAGGTCATCAAGGCTATTGTTCACGACACCAAGTTGATTACGCCAGTTTCCACGTTACTCACTGACGTGTATGGAGTTTCTGGCTTCTACTCTTCACTTCCTGCAGTCATCGGCGCTAATGGTGTCGAGAAGGTCTTTGTGCCCGAGCTCTCTGACTCCGAGATTGAGGCATGGCGCAAGTCTTGCGAGCACGTCAAGGGCAACATCGACCAGCTCGGCTGGCTTGAGGTAGACGCTCGCATTGACTAG
- a CDS encoding SPFH domain-containing protein, translated as MSTEKIIKSKSGWLFLLIAIALFVIAVLFLANFVISAIAADRNPRLEPSVPSIIGALVFFFAGLFVSSGLFSLQPGQARVCVLFGKYIGTVKDEGLRWANPYYAKTLSAGNLSTLVTVGDTSSVNVHTSIISTRARTLNGDVLKVNDRMGNPIEIAEVVVWRVSDTAKALFDVDDYDSYVAMQAETALRHVASIYSYDHMEDESESNTAITLRSNIEEVSEALQSELSRNLSVAGITVDDARLTHLSYAPEIAQAMLRRQQAEAIIAARKKIVEGAVSMVDMALTQLSENGVVEFDEDRKAVMASNLMVVLCGESEAQPVLNTGSLQQ; from the coding sequence ATGAGCACTGAAAAAATTATCAAATCCAAGAGTGGTTGGCTATTTTTGCTGATTGCTATTGCTCTTTTTGTAATAGCAGTCCTGTTTTTGGCAAATTTTGTGATTAGCGCTATAGCTGCAGATAGAAATCCTCGCCTGGAGCCATCGGTCCCAAGCATTATTGGTGCGTTGGTTTTCTTCTTTGCTGGTTTGTTTGTTTCAAGCGGCTTGTTTAGTCTTCAGCCTGGTCAGGCAAGGGTTTGCGTGTTGTTTGGTAAGTACATCGGAACCGTTAAGGACGAGGGCCTTCGCTGGGCAAATCCTTACTACGCTAAGACTCTGTCCGCAGGCAACCTTTCCACTCTTGTCACAGTTGGAGACACTTCTAGCGTAAACGTGCACACCTCTATCATTTCTACTCGTGCTCGCACGTTGAATGGCGATGTCCTCAAGGTTAATGATCGCATGGGCAATCCAATCGAGATTGCTGAGGTAGTTGTTTGGCGTGTCAGCGATACCGCAAAGGCTCTCTTCGATGTGGATGATTACGATAGCTACGTTGCTATGCAGGCAGAGACTGCACTTAGGCACGTCGCTAGCATTTACAGCTACGACCACATGGAGGATGAATCCGAGTCTAATACCGCAATTACCTTGCGTTCCAACATCGAGGAAGTCTCCGAGGCTCTTCAGTCTGAGTTGAGCCGCAACCTTTCCGTTGCCGGTATTACTGTCGACGACGCCCGTCTCACACATCTCTCTTATGCTCCTGAAATTGCACAGGCAATGCTCCGTCGCCAGCAGGCAGAGGCCATCATTGCCGCACGTAAGAAGATCGTTGAGGGTGCCGTTTCCATGGTTGACATGGCTCTCACTCAGCTTTCCGAGAATGGCGTTGTTGAGTTTGATGAAGACCGTAAGGCCGTTATGGCTTCTAACCTTATGGTTGTTCTCTGCGGCGAGTCTGAGGCTCAGCCTGTGCTTAACACTGGTTCTTTGCAGCAGTAA
- the rlmD gene encoding 23S rRNA (uracil(1939)-C(5))-methyltransferase RlmD, translating into MGYKTPTCSIARRCGGCEWLSVPYPIQLKRKQAQVEELLAPLASINNVTIEPIRGMDEPLAYRHKAATPFAPGKGRTVRSGFYASGTHQIIASKECLVEDGRARAILNDVAYLAGQFNIHAYQEDRGKGALRHAVVRCGYATDDVMLVLVVNGQRLPHEQEFIAALRKAHPELTSIFLNVNQKRTNAILGRETRLLWGSTSMSDKLLNCTFEIGPTSFYQTNPQQTEALYQLAIDGALAGSKQTGATLTEASTQTDASAPANNLRILDAYCGTGTIGLCLAHVAEAQGVNLLLTGVDQVENNIQMARRNARNNKLEAEFICDDATRYMQALAKDGQNFDVIILDPPRAGSTPAFLKATAQLAQKKIVYVSCNVVTQARDLKVLLDSGFAIERVTPVDMFPHTKHVECVVVLSRAN; encoded by the coding sequence ATGGGATACAAGACACCAACATGCTCTATTGCGCGTCGCTGCGGAGGCTGTGAATGGCTTTCGGTCCCCTATCCTATCCAACTTAAGCGTAAGCAGGCGCAAGTAGAGGAACTTCTCGCCCCGCTGGCAAGCATCAATAATGTAACCATTGAACCTATTCGTGGAATGGACGAGCCTCTGGCGTATCGCCACAAGGCAGCAACACCATTTGCGCCGGGCAAAGGTCGCACGGTTCGCTCCGGTTTTTATGCAAGTGGAACGCACCAGATCATTGCTTCAAAGGAATGCCTGGTAGAAGACGGTCGAGCACGCGCCATCCTCAACGACGTGGCATATCTTGCCGGCCAGTTCAACATCCATGCTTACCAAGAAGATCGCGGTAAGGGAGCGCTTCGTCATGCCGTAGTGCGCTGCGGATATGCCACCGATGATGTCATGTTAGTACTAGTGGTCAACGGCCAGCGATTGCCCCATGAGCAGGAGTTTATTGCCGCACTTCGCAAGGCACATCCCGAGCTGACCAGCATCTTCTTGAACGTCAACCAGAAGCGCACCAACGCAATCTTGGGGCGAGAAACCCGTCTGCTTTGGGGCTCAACTTCTATGAGTGACAAACTTCTGAACTGCACGTTTGAGATTGGCCCAACCAGTTTCTACCAGACCAACCCCCAGCAAACCGAGGCGCTCTATCAACTGGCCATCGATGGCGCGCTTGCTGGCTCCAAGCAGACTGGCGCTACGCTGACCGAAGCTTCCACTCAAACAGACGCTTCCGCACCGGCCAACAACCTGCGAATTCTTGACGCTTACTGCGGCACAGGAACCATTGGACTTTGCTTGGCGCACGTCGCCGAAGCTCAAGGCGTCAACCTTCTGCTCACTGGCGTTGACCAGGTTGAAAACAACATTCAGATGGCTCGCAGAAACGCTCGAAACAATAAACTTGAAGCTGAGTTTATCTGCGACGACGCCACTCGCTACATGCAAGCTCTGGCAAAAGACGGTCAGAACTTTGATGTCATTATTCTTGACCCACCTCGAGCGGGATCAACACCTGCCTTCCTCAAGGCAACTGCTCAGCTGGCCCAGAAGAAAATCGTGTACGTAAGCTGCAACGTTGTAACGCAGGCCAGAGACCTCAAGGTTCTTCTCGACAGCGGATTTGCTATTGAGCGCGTGACACCTGTGGACATGTTCCCTCACACCAAGCACGTTGAGTGCGTTGTGGTGCTGTCAAGAGCTAATTAG